A stretch of [Clostridium] scindens DNA encodes these proteins:
- a CDS encoding phage tail protein, whose translation MYKVKMDGQTLYYPGDKEAVLTNPTLNLQTGYAGTFEFSVPPNNPLYDKIKNRSSMVSVFRDTTELFYGEVRKQPKVDRYRNKNVYCAGAMSFLADSIQPQAEYHDMTPRQMLETFLDIHNNQVEDRKKIYLGKVTITDANDSLYRYTNFENTLKAIREKLVEKLGGYLKLRHENDKLYLDWITLEEYGKYCSQPIEFGLNMLDYSLSRTAENIVTALIPLGARLEGESEIDALEKYVDITSVNGGSNYIYNQSAVENFGWVWITNTWQDVTEPSNLLRKGKEWLEDNQFENLTLELTAVDLSMMDSDYDAFECGDRIQCRAKPYGMNRVFPVMEMQIPLQKPDGATLTLGENRKLTYTEQQSRIYSGVTATAEERRKIQNQEIRTAIDNLTAKMTGTAGGYHLEEFDENGLWLRELYMDAPSKEKATKILQINKEGIGGSRNGYAGPYTVGMTLDGQIIGERITANSVSSEKLTVEYKSELEGKFSQATKNANDYTDKRETAVKEIITTSIKSIEDKIQLAVTDQKSITNRYDYIKGGDNQSLDISKFTASTNATVAKSTVGNMNAILMTKTDGNTASIQQSLGTLPAGTYEIEVKVYTPTGKKPNYCYFGFYGNTISQYLSTVNCDKWYTLKRTVTYTSAGTRSFYLSITGSSGQQIYLTDIRVLRNVKELIDDVDARITVEAGKITQQVSEMYESNSHNYCTNGSFSDSEDKFTGWYRSNNTQVTQNTFSGKSCAQITNTTSTYYLRWYQKPFDKKGKVRVRFKAACASGQEKTARIRVTIDGTSHYTNAGDLSTSWKTFEFENVATPSYFYTYFYNNVANTTVYITDVEIMGYAAAYTESQLKLTANDITAEVTRAKKAEDTLKSSIQVNTDAIKLRVSKGKISSEISAESGSISIKSNRISISSTNFTLTASGYVTMKGASCQGSFEAKNGDWWIKMSYGEITGGYSGSTYGYIDFNGAYNNTNEHTLRIMGNTCVDIKGKLCTATSWNAGTVYTTYTGTRRKITNIRDIGNGAIEWSWTDETYRNGLLMG comes from the coding sequence TTGTATAAAGTTAAAATGGACGGTCAGACCCTCTACTATCCAGGAGATAAAGAGGCGGTACTGACCAATCCAACGCTAAACCTGCAGACGGGATATGCGGGAACCTTTGAGTTTTCGGTACCGCCAAACAACCCACTGTATGACAAGATCAAGAACCGGAGCAGCATGGTCAGTGTGTTCCGGGATACAACAGAATTGTTCTATGGAGAGGTCCGGAAACAGCCGAAAGTAGACCGTTATAGAAACAAAAATGTCTATTGCGCCGGCGCAATGAGTTTCCTGGCGGACTCCATACAGCCGCAGGCTGAGTACCATGATATGACACCACGGCAGATGCTGGAGACGTTTCTGGATATTCACAACAACCAGGTAGAGGATAGAAAAAAGATCTATCTGGGAAAAGTGACCATTACAGATGCAAACGATTCCTTATACAGGTACACCAACTTTGAGAACACGCTGAAAGCGATCAGAGAGAAACTGGTGGAGAAACTGGGAGGATATCTGAAACTCCGGCATGAGAATGACAAGCTATATCTGGACTGGATCACGCTGGAAGAATACGGAAAGTATTGCAGTCAGCCGATTGAGTTCGGACTGAATATGCTGGACTACTCACTGAGCAGAACGGCGGAAAATATTGTCACAGCGTTGATTCCACTGGGTGCACGTCTGGAGGGAGAGTCAGAGATTGACGCTCTGGAGAAGTATGTGGACATTACCAGCGTAAACGGTGGATCAAATTACATTTATAACCAGAGTGCTGTGGAAAACTTTGGGTGGGTGTGGATAACTAACACCTGGCAGGACGTAACAGAGCCATCAAACCTGCTCAGAAAAGGAAAAGAGTGGCTGGAGGATAACCAGTTTGAGAATCTGACACTGGAACTGACGGCGGTAGACCTGTCCATGATGGATAGTGACTATGATGCTTTTGAGTGCGGAGACCGGATTCAATGCAGAGCCAAGCCATACGGAATGAACAGAGTTTTTCCGGTCATGGAGATGCAGATTCCTCTGCAGAAACCAGACGGAGCAACACTGACACTGGGAGAGAACAGAAAGCTGACCTATACAGAACAGCAGAGCAGAATCTATTCCGGAGTCACAGCAACGGCTGAGGAACGCCGGAAAATCCAGAATCAGGAGATCCGGACGGCTATTGATAACCTGACAGCAAAAATGACAGGAACGGCCGGAGGATATCATCTGGAAGAATTTGACGAAAATGGACTCTGGCTCAGAGAGCTATACATGGACGCTCCAAGCAAAGAAAAGGCCACAAAGATTCTGCAGATAAACAAGGAGGGCATCGGAGGCAGTCGCAACGGATATGCGGGACCGTACACAGTGGGAATGACACTGGACGGCCAGATTATAGGCGAACGGATCACGGCCAACTCTGTCAGCTCAGAAAAGTTGACGGTTGAATATAAATCCGAACTGGAGGGGAAATTCTCACAGGCCACAAAGAATGCCAATGATTATACAGACAAGCGGGAAACCGCTGTGAAAGAAATTATCACAACTAGCATCAAGTCGATAGAGGACAAGATACAGCTGGCGGTTACGGATCAGAAAAGCATCACGAACCGGTATGATTATATCAAAGGCGGAGACAACCAGAGTCTGGACATTTCAAAGTTCACGGCATCGACCAATGCCACAGTGGCAAAGAGCACAGTCGGGAATATGAACGCCATCCTGATGACCAAAACAGACGGGAACACAGCATCAATACAGCAGAGCCTGGGAACATTGCCAGCGGGTACCTATGAGATAGAGGTTAAGGTGTACACGCCTACTGGAAAGAAACCAAACTATTGTTATTTTGGCTTTTACGGAAATACAATCTCACAGTACCTGTCAACGGTAAACTGTGATAAATGGTACACACTGAAAAGAACCGTTACCTACACAAGTGCCGGGACAAGATCCTTTTATCTTTCTATTACTGGCTCATCCGGACAGCAGATCTATCTGACGGATATCCGGGTGTTAAGAAACGTGAAAGAACTGATTGACGATGTGGACGCAAGAATCACGGTAGAGGCCGGAAAGATCACTCAGCAGGTATCTGAGATGTATGAGAGCAACAGTCATAACTATTGCACAAACGGATCTTTTTCAGATAGCGAAGATAAGTTCACTGGCTGGTACCGGTCTAACAATACACAGGTCACACAGAACACGTTTTCCGGAAAATCATGTGCTCAGATCACGAACACGACCAGCACCTATTATCTACGATGGTATCAGAAACCGTTCGACAAAAAGGGAAAAGTCAGAGTAAGGTTCAAAGCGGCCTGTGCATCAGGGCAGGAGAAAACAGCCAGAATCAGAGTGACAATAGATGGAACGTCACACTATACAAATGCAGGAGACTTGAGCACATCCTGGAAAACATTTGAATTTGAGAATGTTGCAACACCGTCATATTTTTATACATATTTCTACAATAACGTGGCCAATACAACGGTATACATCACAGACGTGGAAATCATGGGATATGCGGCGGCCTATACTGAGTCTCAGTTGAAACTGACAGCCAACGATATCACGGCGGAAGTCACAAGAGCGAAAAAAGCAGAGGATACACTGAAAAGCAGTATCCAGGTCAATACGGATGCTATCAAGCTGAGAGTGTCAAAAGGAAAAATTTCCTCAGAGATCAGTGCAGAGTCTGGCTCTATTTCAATTAAGTCGAACAGAATCAGCATCAGTTCCACAAACTTTACGCTCACGGCATCTGGATATGTAACCATGAAAGGTGCAAGCTGTCAGGGAAGTTTCGAGGCGAAAAATGGAGACTGGTGGATAAAAATGAGCTATGGAGAAATCACTGGAGGATACAGCGGTTCGACCTATGGATACATTGATTTCAACGGAGCTTACAACAACACCAACGAACACACGTTGAGAATCATGGGAAACACTTGCGTGGATATCAAAGGAAAGCTGTGTACAGCTACCAGCTGGAACGCTGGAACAGTATACACGACTTACACCGGAACGCGCAGAAAAATCACGAATATAAGAGACATCGGAAACGGAGCTATAGAATGGTCGTGGACAGATGAAACCTATAGAAATGGATTATTGATGGGATAG
- a CDS encoding phage tail family protein — MDAITNGATIEIVATGERFHTLNDWGLAIGNNDYIGDVEQENYYVDVPGADGFLDFSEAITGRRIFKNRPISIELGGKKPRDNWDIFISDLRNLVEGREIKVIFDNDSGFYWTGRASIQGYDRNREIGTFTLAIPKADPYKYNVADSTEDWLWDSFDFETGIIDEGTEITVRTGETKTYTIVPDQMPFVPTIYVGVLGSAGLKMTANGETYTLMKGKNRFADITVNTEDVVLSFTGTGTLTIRYRRGSL, encoded by the coding sequence ATGGACGCAATTACAAACGGAGCCACGATTGAGATCGTGGCCACCGGCGAAAGATTCCACACTCTGAATGACTGGGGACTGGCAATAGGAAACAATGATTATATTGGAGATGTGGAACAAGAAAACTATTATGTGGACGTGCCTGGAGCGGATGGCTTTCTGGATTTCTCAGAAGCCATCACGGGCCGCCGCATATTCAAAAACCGTCCGATCAGCATCGAGCTGGGCGGTAAGAAACCAAGAGACAACTGGGATATTTTTATCTCAGACCTTAGAAACCTTGTAGAGGGCAGAGAAATCAAGGTCATTTTCGACAATGACTCTGGGTTCTACTGGACAGGCAGAGCATCTATCCAGGGATACGACAGAAATAGGGAGATAGGCACATTCACATTGGCCATTCCGAAAGCTGACCCATACAAGTACAATGTCGCGGATTCTACAGAGGACTGGTTGTGGGATTCGTTTGATTTTGAGACTGGGATCATAGACGAGGGTACAGAAATCACGGTAAGGACCGGAGAGACAAAGACGTACACTATCGTTCCGGATCAGATGCCGTTCGTTCCGACCATATACGTGGGCGTTCTGGGATCAGCGGGACTCAAAATGACAGCAAATGGGGAAACCTACACACTGATGAAAGGAAAGAACCGTTTTGCGGATATCACAGTCAATACAGAGGACGTGGTGCTCAGTTTCACTGGAACGGGCACACTCACGATCCGGTACAGGAGGGGGTCACTGTAA